One segment of Drosophila mauritiana strain mau12 chromosome 3R, ASM438214v1, whole genome shotgun sequence DNA contains the following:
- the LOC117142791 gene encoding putative cysteine proteinase CG12163 isoform X2 yields the protein MRLFAAATVALVLLLGQAASEELAEERAGQAQGDAEVHRSRRSANDILGGHKPYDEEAAKAQLQKSLDKLTAGEGPHYKIVKVYSASRQVASGILTRIDADLIDGSEEQHRCIVDIWTKVWVRKDEHEITFKCRNQPVVQARHTRSVEWAEKKTHKKHSHRAFDKVDHLFYKFQVRFGRRYVSTAERQMRLRIFRQNLKTIEELNANEMGSAKYGITEFADMTSSEYKERTGLWQRDEAKATGGSAAVVPAYHGELPKEFDWRQKDAVTQVKNQGSCGSCWAFSVTGNIEGLYAVKTGELKEFSEQELLDCDTTDSACNGGLMDNAYKAIKDIGGLEYEAEYPYKAKKNQCHFNRTLSHVQVAGFVDLPKGNETAMQEWLLTNGPISIGINANAMQFYRGGVSHPWKALCSKKNLDHGVLVVGYGVSDYPNFHKTLPYWIVKNSWGPRWGEQGYYRVYRGDNTCGVSEMATSAVLA from the exons GTCCATCGCAGCAGACGCAGCGCGAACGATATCTTGGGTGGGCATAAGCCTTATGATGAAGAGGCGGCGAAGGCCCAGCTGCAGAAATCTCTGGACAAACTGACCGCGGGAGAGGGTCCCCATTACAA AATCGTGAAAGTATACTCAGCATCGCGGCAAGTGGCTTCAGGCATCTTGACCCGCATCGATGCGGATCTAATCGATGGGTCCGAAGAGCAGCACCGCTGCATCGTGGATATCTGGACAAAGGTCTGGGTGAGGAAGGATGAGCACGAAATTACCTTCAAGTGCCGCAACCAGCCGGTGGTACAGGCCCGACACACGCGATCCGTGGAGTGGGCCGAGAAGAAGACGCACAAGAAGCATAGCCATCGCGCGTTTGACAAGGTGGACCACCTCTTCTACAAGTTCCAGGTGCGATTTGGCCGTCGCTACGTAAGCACCGCCGAGCGTCAGATGCGCCTGCGCATTTTCCGACAGAACCTGAAGACCATCGAGGAGCTAAACGCCAACGAGATGGGCAGCGCCAAGTACGGCATCACGGAGTTTGCTGATATGACCAGCTCGGAATACAAGGAACGCACGGGACTCTGGCAGCGTGATGAGGCAAAGGCCACTGGCGGATCGGCGGCTGTTGTACCGGCTTACCATGGTGAACTGCCAAAGGAGTTCGACTGGAGGCAGAAGGATGCTGTCACCCAGGTGAAGAATCAGGGATCCTGCGGCTCATGCTGGGCATTCAGTGTGACGGGCAACATCGAAGGCCTGTACGCAGTGAAAACGGGCGAATTGAAGGAGTTCTCCGAGCAGGAGCTGCTCGACTGTGATACCACGGATAGTGCCTGCAACGGCGGCCTCATGGACAATGCTTACAA GGCCATTAAGGATATTGGCGGCCTAGAGTACGAGGCTGAGTATCCATACAAGGCCAAAAAGAATCAATGCCACTTCAACAGGACTTTGTCCCACGTCCAGGTTGCCGGATTCGTGGATCTGCCGAAGGGAAATGAGACCGCCATGCAGGAGTGGCTGCTTACCAATGGTCCCATTTCGATCG GCATCAATGCGAATGCTATGCAGTTCTATCGCGGCGGAGTTTCCCATCCGTGGAAGGCCCTGTGCTCCAAGAAAAACCTCGACCACGGTGTTCTGGTTGTGGGGTATGGCGTCTCCGACTATCCCAACTTCCACAAGACCCTGCCCTACTGGATTGTGAAGAACTCGTGGGGTCCGCGCTGGGGAGAGCAGGGCTATTATCGCGTTTATCGTGGTGACAACACCTGCGGCGTCAGCGAAATGGCCACTTCGGCTGTGCTGGCCTAG
- the LOC117143777 gene encoding MORN repeat-containing protein 4 homolog: MAMDDYDDDMSSVGVTTARIENQHQQHHHQQGQHGHHQQGQGQSQYSAGVVKVGGWRYEDASRYIGEWNQRGQKHGIGHLQFADGTRYDGQFQEGLSQGVGCLWFADGAKYEGEFHQGWFHGNGIFWRADGMKYEGEFRGGKIWGLGLLTFQDFTHGFPRNEGFFQDCRFMRRRRCPEVVQRAQKCALMARSQCEHPY; the protein is encoded by the exons ATGGCCATGGACGACTACGACGATGACA TGAGCAGCGTGGGCGTGACCACGGCCCGAATTGAAaaccagcaccagcagcaccaccaccagcagggTCAGCATGGACACCACCAACAGGGCCAGGGTCAAAGCCAGTACAGCGCAGGGGTGGTCAAAGTGGGCGGATGGCGATACGAGGACGCCAGTCGCTACATCGGCGAGTGGAACCAGCGTGGCCAAAAGCACGGCATCGGGCATCTGCAGTTCGCCGATGGCACCCGCTACGATGGCCAGTTCCAGGAGGGTCTTAGTCAAGGAGTGGGCTGCCTCTGGTTCGCGGATGGAGCAAA ATACGAAGGCGAGTTTCATCAGGGCTGGTTCCATGGTAATGGGATCTTCTGGAGAGCCGATGGAATGAAGTACGAAGGCGAGTTTCGAGGCGGCAAGATCTGGGGCCTGGGATTGCTGACGTTCCAGGACTTCACGCACGGCTTTCCCAGAAACGAGGGATTCTTTCAAGACTGCCGCTTTATGAGACGACGTCGATGTCCCGAGGTGGTGCAGCGTGCCCAAAAGTGCGCTCTTATGGCCCGTTCCCAGTGCGAACACCCATACTGA
- the LOC117142792 gene encoding uncharacterized protein LOC117142792, whose protein sequence is MERFALTTCIRRVWIMSGWLRQEAAIAAGMLVVQRHQVELRNKEEEGLNVGQQAAPSGGDMGVDSQGRLRRVRLLDDYIVPFECGL, encoded by the coding sequence ATGGAGCGATTCGCACTGACAACCTGCATTCGCCGTGTCTGGATCATGTCCGGATGGCTGCGCCAGGAGGCTGCAATAGCAGCCGGCATGTTGGTGGTGCAGCGACACCAGGTCGAGCTGAGGAATAAGGAGGAGGAGGGACTCAATGTCGGACAGCAGGCTGCACCCAGTGGCGGCGACATGGGCGTGGACTCGCAAGGAAGACTCCGCCGTGTGCGGCTGCTAGACGACTACATCGTGCCCTTTGAGTGCGGTCTTTGA
- the LOC117142791 gene encoding putative cysteine proteinase CG12163 isoform X1, translating to MRLFAAATVALVLLLGQAASEELAEERAGQAQGDAESTESSETTTDQAVSEPPITLVHVLNPGEREYLSPNLIGVQNIAMTFLPLSMNFVNIIDAFREITAGVRYEILLNALNTKAIQPAEADIVCRLVILEKPWLRTQWGDKHRELVTSNCTDSAENSVAGDPAEKARLLNEKYVHRSRRSANDILGGHKPYDEEAAKAQLQKSLDKLTAGEGPHYKIVKVYSASRQVASGILTRIDADLIDGSEEQHRCIVDIWTKVWVRKDEHEITFKCRNQPVVQARHTRSVEWAEKKTHKKHSHRAFDKVDHLFYKFQVRFGRRYVSTAERQMRLRIFRQNLKTIEELNANEMGSAKYGITEFADMTSSEYKERTGLWQRDEAKATGGSAAVVPAYHGELPKEFDWRQKDAVTQVKNQGSCGSCWAFSVTGNIEGLYAVKTGELKEFSEQELLDCDTTDSACNGGLMDNAYKAIKDIGGLEYEAEYPYKAKKNQCHFNRTLSHVQVAGFVDLPKGNETAMQEWLLTNGPISIGINANAMQFYRGGVSHPWKALCSKKNLDHGVLVVGYGVSDYPNFHKTLPYWIVKNSWGPRWGEQGYYRVYRGDNTCGVSEMATSAVLA from the exons AGCACGGAATCTTCGGAAACGACAACGGATCAGGCGGTGAGTGAGCCGCCGATCACGCTGGTCCACGTTCTGAATCCCGGCGAGCGGGAGTATTTGTCGCCCAACCTGATCGGTGTCCAGAACATTGCGATGACCTTTCTGCCCCTGTCGATGAACTTTGTGAATATCATCGACGCCTTTCGTGAAATCACCGCCGGAGTGCGCTATGAGATCCTGCTGAATGCGCTAAACACGAAGGCAATACAGCCGGCGGAAGCGGACATAGTCTGCCGCCTGGTCATCCTGGAAAAGCCTTGGCTCCGCACCCAGTGGGGCGACAAGCACCGCGAGCTGGTTACCTCCAATTGCACAGACTCGGCGGAGAACTCGGTGGCCGGAGATCCGGCAGAGAAGGCCCGACTACTTAACGAGAAATAC GTCCATCGCAGCAGACGCAGCGCGAACGATATCTTGGGTGGGCATAAGCCTTATGATGAAGAGGCGGCGAAGGCCCAGCTGCAGAAATCTCTGGACAAACTGACCGCGGGAGAGGGTCCCCATTACAA AATCGTGAAAGTATACTCAGCATCGCGGCAAGTGGCTTCAGGCATCTTGACCCGCATCGATGCGGATCTAATCGATGGGTCCGAAGAGCAGCACCGCTGCATCGTGGATATCTGGACAAAGGTCTGGGTGAGGAAGGATGAGCACGAAATTACCTTCAAGTGCCGCAACCAGCCGGTGGTACAGGCCCGACACACGCGATCCGTGGAGTGGGCCGAGAAGAAGACGCACAAGAAGCATAGCCATCGCGCGTTTGACAAGGTGGACCACCTCTTCTACAAGTTCCAGGTGCGATTTGGCCGTCGCTACGTAAGCACCGCCGAGCGTCAGATGCGCCTGCGCATTTTCCGACAGAACCTGAAGACCATCGAGGAGCTAAACGCCAACGAGATGGGCAGCGCCAAGTACGGCATCACGGAGTTTGCTGATATGACCAGCTCGGAATACAAGGAACGCACGGGACTCTGGCAGCGTGATGAGGCAAAGGCCACTGGCGGATCGGCGGCTGTTGTACCGGCTTACCATGGTGAACTGCCAAAGGAGTTCGACTGGAGGCAGAAGGATGCTGTCACCCAGGTGAAGAATCAGGGATCCTGCGGCTCATGCTGGGCATTCAGTGTGACGGGCAACATCGAAGGCCTGTACGCAGTGAAAACGGGCGAATTGAAGGAGTTCTCCGAGCAGGAGCTGCTCGACTGTGATACCACGGATAGTGCCTGCAACGGCGGCCTCATGGACAATGCTTACAA GGCCATTAAGGATATTGGCGGCCTAGAGTACGAGGCTGAGTATCCATACAAGGCCAAAAAGAATCAATGCCACTTCAACAGGACTTTGTCCCACGTCCAGGTTGCCGGATTCGTGGATCTGCCGAAGGGAAATGAGACCGCCATGCAGGAGTGGCTGCTTACCAATGGTCCCATTTCGATCG GCATCAATGCGAATGCTATGCAGTTCTATCGCGGCGGAGTTTCCCATCCGTGGAAGGCCCTGTGCTCCAAGAAAAACCTCGACCACGGTGTTCTGGTTGTGGGGTATGGCGTCTCCGACTATCCCAACTTCCACAAGACCCTGCCCTACTGGATTGTGAAGAACTCGTGGGGTCCGCGCTGGGGAGAGCAGGGCTATTATCGCGTTTATCGTGGTGACAACACCTGCGGCGTCAGCGAAATGGCCACTTCGGCTGTGCTGGCCTAG